A stretch of Pelecanus crispus isolate bPelCri1 chromosome 3, bPelCri1.pri, whole genome shotgun sequence DNA encodes these proteins:
- the IMP3 gene encoding U3 small nucleolar ribonucleoprotein IMP3 codes for MVRKLKYHEQKLLRRLELVSWEAGSLAEVRALRRYRLGRREDYVRYKALARAVRGLARRLRDLGPASAAFRARCAAALLEKLHGLGLVSCRRSLAACESLSAAAFCRRRLPCLLVKLRMAQNLRHAVAFVEQGHVRVGPEVVTDPALLVPRAMEDFITWVDASRLRQKVLDYNQERDDFDLAA; via the coding sequence ATGGTGCGGAAGCTGAAGTACCACGAGCAGAAGCTGCTGCGGCGGCTGGAGCTGGTGAGCTGGGAGGCGGGGAGCCTGGCCGAGGTGAGGGCGCTGCGGCGCTACCGGCTGGGCCGGCGGGAGGACTACGTGCGCTACAAGGCGCTGGCCCGCGCCGTCCGCGGCCTGGCCCGCCGCCTCCGCGACCTGGGCCCGGCCAGCGCCGCCTTCCGCGCCCGCTGCGCCGCCGCGCTGCTGGAGAAGCTCCACGGGCTGGGGCTGGTGAGCTGCCGGCGCTCGCTGGCCGCCTGCGAGAGCCTCTCGGCCGCCGCCTtctgccgccgccgcctgccctgcctgctggtgAAGCTGCGCATGGCCCAGAACCTGCGCCACGCCGTCGCCTTCGTGGAGCAGGGCCACGTCCGCGTCGGGCCCGAGGTGGTGACCGACCCCGCGCTCCTGGTGCCCCGCGCCATGGAGGACTTCATCACCTGGGTGGACGCCTCCCGCCTGCGGCAGAAGGTGCTCGACTACAACCAGGAGCGCGACGACTTCGACCTGGCCGCCTAG